In a genomic window of Geitlerinema sp. PCC 9228:
- a CDS encoding cation-translocating P-type ATPase, whose protein sequence is MQSNPTLKTLQAQVEGMDCPNCAQTIQSHLDGASGIRKATVSFSNSKLEVAYNSEETTETEIRQRVEALGYRFKTAATTPAATSTKSPSVWQFWLFTRRGQELLLAGLGFLLGGWAQLAGLDAWIWQIFYSISIVTAGWRVARAGWIALKSGKADMNLLMTVSAVGAVILGEWVEGVMVVFLFSLGTNLQSFALGRTRRAIQDLMALTPTTATVRRGEEEVELQIEEIVAGDRLLVRPGQRIALDGTVVSGTSSIDESAITGESVPADKSIGDEIFGGTLNQAGYLEVEVTRTCEDTTLAKIVRLVESAQASRAPAQQWVDKFAAIYTPAVIGTAIAIAIVPPLLFAQPLTEWVYRALVLLVIACPCALVISTPVSIVSAIGAATKAGVLFKGGHGLEMAGQMQALAFDKTGTLTQGSPSVQQVYVLGDTTAEQILSLAASLEQTSEHPFARAILERSQEENLVLQSPQNVNVWPGLGIAGELDVGQVWVGNHRLLAAYGISLPSEEASWRDAGQTVVFVGTSDTLLGAIALADPLRVEAKEAIHRLQRTGIERLVMLTGDRWSVAQQIAADVGMKEYRAELLPPDKLTEIKELRQQQDTIGMVGDGINDAPALAAADVSFAIGRNDLALETADIVLVGDDLRQLDYAIALSRQAVATIRQNIIFSLVTKGVFLLLASVGIAGLIAAVVADVGTSLLVTLNGMRLFGVRSR, encoded by the coding sequence ATGCAATCGAACCCTACACTCAAAACATTACAAGCCCAAGTGGAAGGGATGGATTGTCCCAACTGCGCCCAAACCATCCAATCTCATTTGGATGGGGCTAGCGGAATTCGCAAAGCTACAGTTTCTTTTAGCAACAGCAAGCTGGAAGTAGCTTACAACAGCGAAGAAACCACAGAAACCGAAATTCGCCAGCGCGTAGAAGCCTTGGGCTATCGCTTCAAAACCGCCGCCACTACGCCGGCAGCAACTTCTACCAAATCGCCCTCTGTCTGGCAATTTTGGCTGTTCACCCGTCGCGGTCAGGAACTGTTGCTGGCTGGTTTGGGATTTTTGTTAGGCGGTTGGGCGCAGTTGGCTGGGTTGGATGCTTGGATATGGCAGATATTTTACAGCATCAGCATCGTCACCGCTGGTTGGCGTGTGGCGCGCGCTGGTTGGATTGCTTTGAAATCCGGCAAAGCGGATATGAATTTGCTGATGACCGTATCTGCTGTGGGGGCAGTCATTTTAGGCGAGTGGGTGGAAGGCGTGATGGTGGTCTTTCTGTTTTCTCTGGGAACCAACTTGCAAAGCTTTGCCCTGGGCAGAACCCGCCGCGCCATTCAGGATTTGATGGCACTCACTCCCACCACCGCTACCGTTCGTCGGGGTGAGGAAGAAGTCGAACTGCAGATCGAAGAAATTGTCGCAGGCGATCGCTTGTTGGTACGTCCGGGACAGCGCATTGCTTTGGATGGTACGGTGGTTTCCGGGACCAGTTCTATAGACGAGTCAGCGATTACTGGCGAATCGGTACCAGCAGATAAGTCGATTGGCGATGAAATCTTTGGCGGAACTTTGAACCAGGCGGGATATCTAGAAGTAGAAGTGACGCGCACTTGCGAAGATACCACCTTAGCCAAAATTGTCCGTTTGGTGGAAAGCGCCCAAGCCAGCCGCGCGCCCGCCCAGCAGTGGGTAGATAAATTTGCCGCCATTTATACGCCTGCCGTCATTGGCACCGCGATCGCGATCGCGATCGTTCCCCCGTTGCTGTTCGCCCAACCCCTCACCGAATGGGTGTATCGAGCTTTGGTATTGTTAGTAATTGCTTGTCCTTGTGCTTTGGTGATTTCTACACCAGTTTCCATTGTGAGTGCTATTGGCGCTGCTACCAAAGCGGGGGTTTTGTTTAAAGGCGGTCACGGCTTGGAAATGGCAGGGCAAATGCAAGCTTTGGCTTTTGATAAAACCGGAACCCTGACGCAAGGCAGTCCTTCGGTACAGCAAGTTTATGTTTTGGGAGATACCACCGCCGAACAAATCCTATCTCTAGCAGCAAGTTTGGAACAAACCTCCGAACATCCCTTTGCCCGTGCTATTTTGGAACGCAGTCAGGAAGAGAACCTGGTTTTGCAGTCTCCCCAAAATGTGAATGTATGGCCAGGGTTGGGGATTGCTGGCGAACTCGATGTGGGTCAGGTTTGGGTAGGCAACCACCGCCTGCTGGCAGCGTATGGCATTTCTTTACCATCTGAGGAAGCTTCGTGGCGGGATGCCGGGCAAACGGTGGTTTTTGTGGGTACTTCGGATACGTTGCTAGGGGCGATCGCGCTAGCCGATCCTTTGCGAGTGGAAGCCAAAGAAGCCATCCATCGGTTGCAACGAACGGGAATCGAACGTTTGGTGATGCTAACGGGCGATCGCTGGTCGGTTGCCCAACAAATTGCCGCTGATGTGGGGATGAAGGAATATCGCGCCGAACTGCTGCCTCCGGATAAGCTAACGGAAATTAAGGAATTGCGCCAGCAACAAGATACGATTGGTATGGTTGGCGATGGGATTAACGATGCGCCGGCGCTGGCGGCTGCGGATGTGAGTTTTGCGATCGGTCGCAACGATTTGGCGTTGGAGACGGCGGATATTGTGTTGGTGGGTGACGATTTGCGGCAGTTGGATTACGCGATCGCGCTTTCTCGCCAGGCGGTAGCGACAATTCGTCAGAATATTATTTTCTCGCTGGTTACCAAAGGGGTGTTTTTGCTGTTGGCAAGTGTTGGCATTGCCGGGTTGATTGCAGCGGTAGTAGCAGATGTGGGTACTTCGCTGTTGGTGACGTTGAATGGGATGCGTTTGTTTGGGGTTCGTTCTCGTTAA
- a CDS encoding metalloregulator ArsR/SmtB family transcription factor — MIIIIFMLAADKHTSDDMVGVKAKLFRGLADTSRLAILLALRDRPLSVSELVATTGLTQSNVSNHLACLRGCNLVITERQGRYVVYRLSDERVAEFLDMADDLLANVALGVQQCPHTS, encoded by the coding sequence ATGATTATCATTATTTTTATGCTAGCGGCAGACAAACATACATCCGATGACATGGTGGGGGTGAAGGCGAAGCTGTTTCGCGGCTTGGCGGATACGTCGCGACTGGCGATTTTGCTGGCTTTGCGCGATCGCCCCCTCAGCGTCAGCGAACTGGTTGCCACCACCGGTTTGACCCAATCCAACGTTTCCAATCACCTTGCCTGTTTGCGCGGTTGCAATTTGGTAATCACCGAACGGCAAGGACGATATGTGGTATACAGATTGAGCGACGAACGGGTGGCAGAATTTTTAGACATGGCCGATGACTTGCTGGCGAATGTGGCTTTGGGGGTCCAACAGTGCCCTCACACTAGCTAA
- a CDS encoding NB-ARC domain-containing protein: MATLKASPQGLIRIKRSRCQKGWSASSFRWLEEASKVLGVSWEDDGVFAAGISEGTWKRFLAGKTPINEEAFKAYCQVLEIDWQEVIEGSDPLQASVEWQFYTDWGDAPDVSIFYGREAALQTIERWIFAENCRLVTLLGMGGIGKSALAVKVAREIAEMRGQHVSNDRCFQYIIWRSLRNAPGIEEILTDCIQFFSQQQEIRLPDGWERQMSKLLDYLRRYRCLLVLDNVESILQPGDRTGDYRQGYEGYGQFLQCVAETSHQSCLLLTSREKPQGIAMWEGESLPVRSFQVSGLAENEGRQLFNLKGTFTATENHWQTLISRYSGNPLALKIVASAVRDYFDSNIPEFLNTTQQGTFLFDDIRTLLEQQFRRLTPIEYHLMYWLAIARESVTLGQLQADLAIAVPPRDLVESLHSLQRRSLIEKSSTGFTQQPVVMEYATIRFVEQVCTALETLANASQEPPNHLPSPIFVTHALLQATAKDYIRETQANLIVQPIVEQLAVTWGETNNLRHYLQNILPRLRGKSPRETGYAAGNVLNLLAQAKADLTGLDCSQLTVWQAYLQGIRLHDVDFTNSDLSRCVFTETLGNILSAAFSPNGQLLATCDTDCNVRVWEVPSGKLLYICRGHENWVRFVTFAPDGLTFASCGADETIKIWNVGDGVCIKTLVGHAHEVFAVAYSPDGEKLASASGDRTVKIWHVRDGRCLQTLSGHSNWVSSVAFSPEGRFIASSSADGTIKFWDASGGICIRSLTDEMGWVRAIAFGPDGDVLASAGNDFTIKLWDCQSGTCLQTYTGHQDIIYSVAFNPAGDTIVSGSGDRTVKFWDRYSSTCLKTLCGQSNEVCCVAICADDRTLACVSLDQTLRLWDYQKGQCLKTWYGHTDWALPVAFCPQESSNDEMQVGDLLASGSNDKSIRLWHWPAGECWQTLQGHTDFIYSLAFSPDGEILASGSTDSSIRLWQVRTGTCFQVLQGHADWIDAVAFHPQGQILASVSADCTVKLWDMRTGQCLQTLTGHSKKLLGVAFHPHGELLASCGVDQKIQLWEVDSGRCWKTLQGHTSRIWGVAFHPDGKRLASCSTDRTIKLWDITTGECLQTYIGHTNWVFAVAFSPDGRWLASAAHDRTVRIWNTVIGECDRVCVGHSHLVSAVAFHPNGDFLASGSQDQTVRIWRVKTGECIQVLIAKRLYEGMKLTGVRGITPATIATLQTLGAVV, encoded by the coding sequence ATGGCTACGCTGAAAGCTTCACCGCAAGGACTCATACGCATCAAGCGATCGCGCTGTCAAAAAGGCTGGTCGGCTAGCAGCTTCCGTTGGTTGGAAGAAGCTAGCAAGGTTTTGGGGGTATCTTGGGAAGACGATGGCGTTTTCGCTGCCGGCATTTCCGAGGGAACCTGGAAGCGATTTTTGGCGGGAAAAACACCCATTAACGAAGAAGCGTTTAAGGCATACTGCCAGGTTCTTGAGATTGATTGGCAGGAAGTTATCGAAGGTAGCGACCCATTGCAGGCATCGGTGGAGTGGCAGTTCTATACCGATTGGGGAGATGCGCCGGATGTTTCTATTTTTTACGGTCGCGAGGCGGCGTTACAAACGATCGAACGATGGATTTTTGCAGAAAATTGCCGGTTGGTCACCCTATTGGGAATGGGAGGCATTGGCAAGAGTGCTTTGGCGGTGAAGGTAGCCAGGGAAATTGCAGAAATGCGCGGGCAACATGTCTCTAACGATCGCTGTTTTCAATATATCATTTGGCGATCGCTGCGCAATGCTCCCGGAATCGAAGAAATTCTTACCGACTGCATTCAGTTTTTCTCGCAACAACAGGAAATTCGTTTGCCAGATGGTTGGGAACGCCAAATGAGCAAACTGTTGGATTATTTGCGACGCTATCGCTGTTTGTTGGTTTTGGATAATGTTGAATCCATTTTACAACCCGGCGATCGCACGGGAGACTATCGCCAAGGGTACGAAGGTTACGGACAGTTTTTGCAGTGTGTGGCGGAAACCAGCCACCAAAGCTGTTTGCTGCTTACTTCCCGGGAAAAACCCCAAGGGATAGCCATGTGGGAGGGAGAAAGCCTGCCAGTGCGATCGTTTCAAGTCAGCGGTTTGGCAGAAAACGAAGGTCGGCAGTTGTTTAATCTGAAAGGAACCTTTACCGCCACTGAAAACCACTGGCAAACCCTCATTTCTCGCTACTCTGGCAATCCCCTGGCGCTGAAAATTGTAGCTTCTGCAGTTCGCGACTACTTTGACAGCAATATTCCCGAGTTTTTAAATACCACCCAGCAAGGTACGTTCTTGTTCGACGATATTCGTACGTTGTTGGAACAGCAGTTTCGGCGATTGACCCCTATAGAATACCATTTGATGTACTGGCTGGCGATCGCGCGCGAATCGGTCACCCTAGGGCAGCTGCAAGCCGATTTGGCGATCGCTGTTCCCCCGCGGGATTTGGTAGAATCTTTACATTCCCTGCAACGTCGTTCTCTGATTGAAAAAAGTAGTACTGGGTTCACCCAACAGCCAGTGGTAATGGAATATGCCACCATACGGTTCGTCGAACAAGTTTGTACGGCCCTGGAAACCCTAGCCAATGCCAGTCAAGAACCACCCAACCACCTGCCATCTCCCATTTTTGTTACCCATGCCTTGCTGCAAGCTACCGCCAAAGACTACATTCGGGAAACCCAAGCCAATCTCATCGTACAACCCATTGTAGAACAGCTTGCTGTCACTTGGGGAGAGACAAACAATCTCCGCCATTATTTGCAAAATATTTTGCCGAGATTGCGCGGCAAATCCCCCCGGGAAACTGGCTATGCGGCGGGCAATGTGCTGAATTTACTGGCTCAAGCCAAAGCAGACCTGACGGGATTGGATTGTTCGCAGCTGACGGTCTGGCAAGCGTATTTGCAGGGAATACGACTGCACGATGTGGACTTTACCAACTCCGATTTGTCTCGCTGCGTGTTTACCGAAACCTTGGGCAATATTTTATCGGCAGCATTTTCCCCCAATGGTCAGTTGTTGGCAACTTGCGATACCGATTGCAATGTCCGCGTGTGGGAAGTTCCCTCGGGAAAACTATTGTACATCTGTCGGGGACATGAGAACTGGGTGCGTTTTGTTACCTTTGCCCCGGATGGGCTGACTTTCGCCAGTTGCGGTGCCGACGAAACCATTAAAATTTGGAATGTTGGGGATGGTGTTTGTATTAAAACGCTGGTCGGACACGCACACGAGGTTTTTGCGGTGGCTTATAGCCCTGATGGGGAAAAGCTAGCCAGTGCCAGCGGCGATCGCACGGTGAAAATTTGGCACGTTCGCGATGGTCGCTGCTTGCAAACCCTCAGCGGTCACAGCAATTGGGTGAGTTCTGTCGCTTTTTCTCCCGAGGGTCGTTTCATTGCTAGCAGCAGCGCCGATGGCACAATTAAGTTTTGGGATGCTAGCGGGGGCATTTGTATCAGGAGTTTGACAGATGAAATGGGATGGGTTCGCGCGATCGCGTTTGGTCCCGATGGGGATGTATTAGCCAGTGCCGGTAACGATTTTACCATCAAACTGTGGGACTGCCAAAGCGGAACCTGTTTGCAAACCTATACGGGACATCAAGATATTATTTATTCTGTGGCGTTCAATCCCGCAGGAGATACCATTGTCAGCGGCAGCGGCGATCGCACGGTTAAATTTTGGGACCGCTACAGTTCTACCTGCCTCAAAACCCTCTGCGGACAAAGCAACGAAGTCTGCTGCGTTGCCATTTGCGCCGACGACCGCACCCTTGCCTGTGTTAGTTTGGACCAAACCTTACGCTTGTGGGACTATCAAAAGGGACAGTGTTTGAAAACTTGGTACGGACACACCGATTGGGCGCTTCCCGTGGCGTTTTGTCCTCAAGAATCCTCGAACGACGAGATGCAAGTTGGCGATCTTCTCGCCAGCGGCAGCAACGACAAAAGTATCCGGCTGTGGCACTGGCCAGCAGGAGAATGCTGGCAAACTTTGCAAGGACATACCGATTTTATCTATTCCTTGGCTTTCAGTCCCGACGGGGAAATTCTCGCTAGCGGCAGTACGGATTCCTCGATTCGCCTGTGGCAAGTTAGAACCGGGACGTGCTTTCAAGTCTTGCAAGGTCACGCGGATTGGATCGATGCGGTGGCTTTTCATCCCCAAGGACAGATTTTAGCCAGTGTCAGTGCCGATTGTACGGTAAAACTTTGGGATATGCGTACGGGACAATGCTTGCAAACCCTCACCGGACACAGCAAAAAACTTCTGGGCGTTGCCTTTCATCCCCATGGAGAGCTTTTGGCGAGTTGTGGCGTTGACCAAAAGATTCAATTGTGGGAGGTAGATTCCGGTCGTTGCTGGAAAACTTTACAAGGGCATACCAGCCGGATTTGGGGGGTTGCTTTTCATCCCGATGGCAAACGACTTGCTAGTTGCAGTACCGATCGAACTATCAAACTGTGGGATATAACTACGGGAGAATGCTTGCAAACCTACATCGGACATACCAACTGGGTGTTTGCGGTTGCCTTTTCCCCAGACGGTCGGTGGTTGGCTAGTGCAGCTCACGATCGCACGGTGAGAATTTGGAATACGGTTATCGGTGAGTGCGATCGCGTTTGCGTCGGACATTCTCACTTGGTTTCTGCCGTTGCCTTCCATCCCAACGGAGACTTTCTGGCATCTGGTTCTCAAGACCAAACCGTCCGTATTTGGCGCGTGAAAACCGGAGAATGCATCCAAGTGTTAATCGCCAAACGCCTTTACGAAGGCATGAAGCTAACTGGGGTTCGCGGCATCACCCCAGCGACGATTGCGACGTTGCAAACCTTAGGCGCGGTGGTCTGA
- a CDS encoding YdiU family protein, giving the protein MTLPETAPPTTQNNPFLILPYEKALESLGDDYYDRVEAATFPVHILRFRNDDLLPWLGLSPSVVSDRDFIEAFGQFIGDRPFLALRYHGYQFGAYNSRLGDGRGFLYGQIRGTDGRLYDLGTKGSGTTPYSRHADGRLTLKGGVREVLAGEALHHLGVNTSRCLSLVETGEQLLRSDEPSPTRSCVMVRMSHSHIRFGTFERLHHMGRGDLVAKLLDHVIAEYYPHLQQYEDRYQQFYAELVQRTAKLAAQWMAAGFCHGVLNTDNMSITGESFDYGPYAFIETYNPRYIAAYFDYGGRYCFGNQPRACRFNLDMLQRPLSMAIPTADMEAGLAQFDDGFNDAYRRLMLRRLGFDQKQLPIDLANEMLQVTLDMLWETQVGYQEFFRQLRYQFSPKWREASPQQIQTSLEPMFAGGNAAETMSTWCERYHHLLQFVSGEELEAIAERLKAYNREVPLLRSRIEEVWEAIANEDNWEPFYQLLQQLPQ; this is encoded by the coding sequence ATGACCTTACCCGAGACGGCACCCCCCACCACCCAAAACAATCCTTTCCTGATTTTGCCCTACGAAAAGGCATTGGAATCTCTCGGAGATGATTACTACGACCGGGTCGAGGCGGCGACCTTCCCGGTGCACATTCTCCGCTTTCGCAACGACGACCTGCTACCATGGTTGGGGTTGTCGCCATCAGTAGTGAGCGATCGCGATTTTATCGAGGCTTTTGGTCAATTTATCGGCGATCGCCCGTTTTTGGCTTTGCGCTACCATGGCTATCAGTTTGGGGCCTACAATTCCCGTTTGGGAGACGGACGGGGATTTCTCTACGGTCAAATTCGCGGTACCGACGGTCGCCTGTACGATTTGGGAACCAAAGGCAGCGGTACTACCCCCTATTCCCGCCACGCCGACGGTCGTTTAACTCTCAAAGGTGGGGTTCGAGAGGTTTTGGCTGGGGAAGCGTTGCACCATCTGGGGGTAAATACTTCCCGCTGCCTCAGTTTGGTGGAAACTGGCGAACAGCTACTGCGCAGCGACGAACCTTCCCCCACCCGTTCCTGCGTTATGGTTCGCATGAGTCACTCCCACATTCGCTTCGGTACTTTTGAACGGTTGCATCACATGGGTCGGGGGGATTTGGTGGCCAAACTCCTCGACCATGTCATTGCCGAATACTATCCCCACCTGCAACAGTACGAAGACCGCTACCAGCAATTTTATGCGGAACTGGTACAGCGAACCGCAAAACTGGCGGCGCAGTGGATGGCAGCAGGATTTTGCCACGGGGTTCTCAATACGGACAATATGTCAATAACCGGGGAAAGTTTCGACTACGGCCCCTACGCTTTTATCGAAACCTACAATCCGCGCTACATTGCCGCCTATTTTGATTATGGGGGTCGCTACTGTTTTGGCAACCAACCCCGCGCCTGTCGTTTTAATTTGGATATGCTGCAGCGACCTCTGTCTATGGCCATCCCTACAGCAGATATGGAAGCGGGATTGGCCCAGTTTGACGATGGGTTCAACGATGCTTACCGGCGACTGATGCTGCGGCGGTTGGGATTTGACCAAAAACAACTTCCCATCGATCTGGCTAACGAGATGTTGCAGGTAACGTTGGATATGCTGTGGGAAACCCAAGTGGGATACCAGGAATTTTTCCGGCAGCTACGCTATCAGTTTTCTCCCAAGTGGCGGGAGGCGTCTCCCCAGCAAATCCAAACCAGTCTGGAACCAATGTTTGCCGGGGGCAATGCTGCAGAAACCATGTCAACTTGGTGCGAACGGTACCATCACTTGCTACAATTTGTTTCGGGCGAGGAGCTAGAGGCGATCGCCGAGCGGTTGAAGGCGTACAATCGGGAAGTTCCCCTGCTGCGATCGCGCATTGAAGAAGTTTGGGAAGCGATCGCCAATGAAGATAATTGGGAACCTTTCTACCAATTGTTGCAACAACTACCTCAGTAG